One window from the genome of Rubinisphaera margarita encodes:
- a CDS encoding endonuclease V, producing MRFLPDLHQELTDLLQQVPSGRVTTFGRLALALGDRHAARWIATVLRHDVRFDASPWHRVVRLDGSLPGTSRPHSPSQLDLLLQEDVRLKNGRVDSSVEFFEAFQSTRPLQRLHEQQNQQAGQVSLKDQLPPDPTMAGIDVAYPNPGRARAAYVEWDPLTKTTIFERIVDSGVRFPYITGFLSYREIPAYLHLLTDVSAERPLADVLLVDGSGILHPRGIGIASHLGVLLQRPTVGVSKKLLHGSLPKTDDGQQLIEIATESGEIRGAAVKVGPDHKPIYVSPGHGCSVGMAIALVQRSFATHRLPEPVHLADRLSKSQSKR from the coding sequence ATGCGGTTTCTCCCCGACCTGCATCAGGAGCTGACCGACCTGCTTCAACAGGTCCCGTCCGGCCGCGTGACCACTTTCGGGCGGCTCGCCCTGGCGCTGGGCGATCGCCACGCCGCCCGCTGGATTGCGACCGTGCTGCGGCACGATGTACGCTTCGACGCATCACCCTGGCATCGCGTGGTCCGGCTCGACGGTTCCCTCCCCGGCACATCCCGGCCCCATTCCCCCTCGCAACTCGACCTCCTGCTTCAGGAAGACGTCCGCCTGAAGAACGGTCGCGTCGATTCCTCCGTGGAATTCTTCGAAGCCTTTCAATCAACCCGGCCCCTCCAGCGGCTTCACGAACAACAGAACCAACAGGCCGGGCAAGTCTCCCTCAAGGATCAACTGCCGCCCGATCCGACCATGGCCGGGATTGACGTCGCTTATCCGAACCCCGGCCGGGCCCGAGCGGCCTATGTCGAATGGGATCCACTCACAAAGACGACAATCTTCGAGCGGATCGTCGATTCTGGAGTCCGTTTCCCCTATATCACCGGATTTCTTTCCTACCGCGAGATCCCGGCTTATCTGCATCTGCTCACCGACGTCTCCGCCGAACGGCCCCTGGCCGATGTTCTTCTTGTCGACGGTTCGGGCATTCTGCATCCGCGCGGCATCGGAATCGCGAGCCACCTCGGCGTCCTTCTGCAGCGACCGACCGTCGGTGTCAGCAAAAAACTGCTTCACGGAAGCCTGCCGAAAACCGACGACGGGCAGCAGCTCATCGAAATCGCCACGGAATCGGGAGAAATTCGGGGAGCGGCGGTTAAAGTCGGGCCGGATCACAAGCCGATCTATGTGTCTCCGGGACATGGCTGCTCAGTCGGGATGGCCATCGCCCTGGTGCAGCGGAGTTTCGCGACTCATCGACTGCCGGAACCGGTTCACCTCGCCGATCGGCTCAGCAAGAGCCAGTCAAAACGGTGA
- a CDS encoding peptidylprolyl isomerase, whose translation MRRSSLTLFLFSLAVLSAGCRFKPDESPAPSPTIPADPETTTTTIESDEPVATTGTYQVKFETSKGNFVVEVHPEWAPNGAARFKELVKSGFYDETRFFRNVPGFMVQWGISGDPAVAKKWQNANIPDDPPVKSNEPGMITFAMRGPNTRTTQVFINFGHNSFLNDQGFAPFGQVIEGMDVVKDLNAEYGESPDQGQIVARGNEYLNENFPRLDYIKKATIISDTPADSAEAADEPEMTSTPAPETTSTPTPSPATTSTPAPATTATPTPATTSTPAPATTSEPTPTGTSEVPPETIEPIQ comes from the coding sequence ATGCGACGCTCATCTTTGACCCTGTTTCTCTTCTCATTGGCGGTATTGTCCGCCGGCTGCCGATTCAAGCCTGACGAGTCCCCGGCTCCCAGTCCCACGATTCCGGCGGATCCCGAAACGACGACCACGACCATTGAAAGTGATGAACCGGTCGCGACGACCGGCACCTATCAGGTGAAGTTCGAGACCTCGAAGGGTAACTTCGTGGTCGAAGTTCACCCGGAATGGGCCCCGAATGGAGCGGCTCGATTCAAGGAACTGGTGAAGTCGGGCTTCTACGACGAGACCCGCTTCTTCCGCAATGTGCCGGGTTTCATGGTTCAGTGGGGTATCAGTGGCGATCCCGCCGTGGCGAAGAAATGGCAGAACGCCAACATTCCGGATGATCCCCCGGTGAAATCGAACGAGCCGGGCATGATCACGTTTGCCATGCGTGGGCCGAACACCCGGACGACGCAGGTCTTTATTAACTTCGGCCACAACTCGTTCCTGAACGACCAGGGCTTCGCTCCCTTCGGGCAAGTCATTGAAGGGATGGACGTGGTGAAGGATCTCAATGCCGAATACGGCGAGAGTCCTGATCAGGGGCAGATTGTGGCTCGCGGAAATGAGTATCTGAACGAGAACTTCCCGCGGCTCGATTACATCAAGAAGGCGACCATCATTTCTGACACTCCCGCGGACAGCGCGGAGGCAGCCGATGAGCCCGAGATGACTTCGACGCCTGCTCCGGAAACGACGAGCACGCCGACCCCGTCGCCGGCAACGACGTCAACACCCGCCCCGGCGACAACAGCAACGCCAACTCCGGCGACAACGAGTACGCCCGCACCGGCGACAACGTCTGAGCCGACTC